One Equus asinus isolate D_3611 breed Donkey chromosome 26, EquAss-T2T_v2, whole genome shotgun sequence genomic window carries:
- the LOC106847374 gene encoding olfactory receptor 10A7-like — MPVALGSPGAPAAPPWANQSSGREFFLLGFAHVPALRPLLAALFLAMFLLTLLGNALIVLLTALDPALRAPMYFFLRHLALVEICFSLDIVPRLLVTLLRPGRGVSPAGCALQLLLVLSCVTSECFLLTAMAWDRYVAICRPLRYGAIVSPRLCHLLAATCWLAGVPVSLVFTVWLFHFPFCGPRGIRHFFCDIAPLLSLVCADTRVLEANVLAATVLVIMVPFCLIAVSYTKILATVLQMPSATGRHKALSTCASHLIVVVLFYGTTGVIHLRPKASYSPESKQVVSLSYTLVTPMLNPLVYSLRNKEVKAALGRLCCSYQGSGCHE, encoded by the coding sequence ATGCCGGTGGCCTTGGGCTCCCCCGGCGCCCCCGCAGCCCCGCCCTGGGCCAACCAGAGCTCGGGCCGCGAGTTCTTCCTGCTGGGCTTCGCGCACGTGCCGGCACTGCGGCCGCTGCTGGCTGCGCTCTTCCTGGCCATGTTCCTGCTCACGCTGCTGGGCAACGCGCTCATCGTGCTGCTGACCGCCCTGGACCCGGCCCTGCGCGcgcccatgtacttcttcctgcgCCATTTGGCCCTGGTGGAGATCTGCTTCTCGCTGGACATCGTGCCCCGGCTGCTGGTGACCCTGCTGCGGCCCGGGCGGGGAGTGTCACCTGCGGGCTGTGCCCTGCAGCTGCTCCTGGTGCTGTCCTGTGTCACGTCCGAGTGCTTCCTCCTGACCGCCATGGCCTGGGACCGCTACGTGGCCATCTGCAGGCCCCTGCGCTATGGCGCCATCGTGAGCCCACGACTCTGCCACCTGCTGGCTGCCACGTGCTGGCTGGCTGGAGTCCCCGTGTCACTGGTCTTCACAGTCTGGCTGTTCCACTTCCCCTTCTGTGGACCACGTGGCATCcgccacttcttctgtgacatcGCCCCTCTGCTGAGCCTGGTTTGTGCGGACACCAGGGTCTTGGAGGCCAACGTGTTGGCGGCCACAGTGCTGGTCATCATGGTTCCCTTCTGTCTGATAGCCGTGTCCTACACCAAGATTCTGGCCACTGTCCTCCAGATGCCATCAGCCACTGGGCGCCACAAGGCCCTGTCCACATGTGCCTCCCACCTCATTGTGGTGGTTCTGTTTTATGGCACAACAGGGGTCATCCACTTGCGACCCAAGGCCAGCTACTCCCCAGAGAGCAAGCAGGTGGTGTCCCTCTCCTACACCCTGGTGACCCCCATGCTCAATCCCCTCGTCTACAGCCTTCGGAACAAGGAAGTGAAGGCTGCCCTGGGGCGTCTGTGCTGCAGTTACCAGGGCTCTGGATGTCATGAATGA